One Palaemon carinicauda isolate YSFRI2023 chromosome 5, ASM3689809v2, whole genome shotgun sequence DNA window includes the following coding sequences:
- the LOC137641115 gene encoding atherin-like has product MGLAKLLFLWLRTPDARDAPPDTAIAQSPVPSGLKGLECKTAPLALKFQAPPERSPVADAAVADLAPRRSPSRVRTTVPAMRQGPPARPCPLAPWHPPAVPDIARQRSPAHTHPPAVPDTALLRSPAHTHPPVPQRPPALTRPHAPRRPPVPVSSRAVQEAPKLAHRRPQAPLDSSRPSGEMRDKRPRTVPAPAPMRSPTRYDISARRPGWSQVSARALTAAFGLSLQIARACI; this is encoded by the exons ATGGGTCTAGCCAAACTCCttttcctgtggctgag aactcctgatgcgcgtgacgcgccacctgatactgccattGCGCAGtctccggtcccttcggggctgaagggtcttgagtgcaaaaccgcgcctcttgccctcaagttCCAGGCCCCGCCTGAACGCTCTCCTGTTGCTGACGCTGCTGTTGCTGACTTAGCACCACGGCGCTCACCCTCACGCGTTCGCACCACCGTTCCTGCTatgcgccagggtccccctgcgcgcccatgCCCTTTGGCGCCCTGgcaccctccagcagttcctgatatagcgcgccagcgctcacctgcgcatacgcacccaccagcagttcctgatacggcgctcctgcgctcacctgcgcatacacatccaccggtgccccagcggccgcCTGCGCTCACACGCCCACATGCGCCCCGTCGCCCACCAGTTCCTGTTTCGTCGCGCGCGGTCCAGGAGGCACCTaagctggcgcacaggcgcccacaggctcCTCTGGATTCGTCCCGCCCGTCTGGGGAGATGCGCGATAAGCGCCCACGCAcggttccagctccagcgcccatgcgctcaccaacgcgctacgacatctcagcgcgtcgcccaggatggtcccaagttagcgcacgggcgctcacggccgcctttGGGCTCTCCCTCCAGATCGCGCGAGCTTGCATATGA